Genomic DNA from Acipenser ruthenus chromosome 41, fAciRut3.2 maternal haplotype, whole genome shotgun sequence:
CACAGGAAAGACAGGGGGCTAGCTAGCGTCTTGCAGGGTTACCAATCCAGAACCTTTCATGAGCACCAGAATTCATCCCAGAAgttaaacaaacaacactgctagcattgtgtaaatattaataagaaTAGCAGTAAAAACAGTGAACCTCAGAATTACCTTATTTAATAAGTTAAACAAGATACTTAATATCATCTACATTTACATACCTTTGCAAGTGTAATATATGTGTTTTCCAGCCCATATGTTATTTGTATCAGTGTCTACTATAGTTTTAAGCAAAAGCAAGAagtaaaaacaccacaaaacagctgggctgcttctgaaaagacttccaGAGCTGTTGTTCTGAAGGGAGTTGGGGACGTATATAAGTGTGGGAATCACAGCCTAAGCCCCATTGGGGGTGCATCATTAAAATACTTCCCCTCATTCCACAAGCAGCCCATGTGGCTGTAAAAAAGGATTAGAAATAATGGTTTAAGCAAAAACAACTGTAGAGGATGTACAGAGCACACGTGAAAGGATATTGAGAAAGGAAATATTAGAAACATCAATTGTTATCAACAATTATACCTGTACATATCTCACAGTTGAATTGTACTTTGATCCCAGCCCTTAAATTCAACTCCCTAACCATTAGAAAAATCCTCAAAACTCAATGCTGGACAGGTAAAAGAAACTAACACTATAAAGAAGTTTCATTGGTTCCCCTCAGCTTGCTTTCTCACACGCTGTCCTAAATTATATTAATCCTACCAGTCTGTGGAGAAACTGGTAGTTTGTTAGGCAGGATCCTTTCATTACCATGACCTCTCCTGATTTCAGTTCAATCTCCTTTGCAGAGTAAACTCTTGATCTATCAAGCACATGCATCATATCAGTCAATCAGATGCAACCAATTGTCTCtctaattaaaacacaaaccaTAAGATCTTGTTCTTAGTACCTCTTACATTATTGATTGTTGCTGAAACTGaagatgaaaagaaaagaaaaacagtacagcagcaactgtttGATATCCTGCCAGAGACATGTAGTGTTTTCATTCTTCTACAGCATTGTACTGTAGGTGCTGTCTCTCAATGGCTTTAATGCCTGGGGCTATGTGAGGGAGCTTAAGAAATAGAGTGAGGAAGCTCTGACATTTTCTCCCTTGTGATCTAAAATAAGGAAATGACTCATGCGGTAGGGTATGTCACACAACCGGCCTTGCAATataatgaagatggaacagaccATGGCTcaacaaacacacaatgaaaagaaagaaaagaaaggtgATAGTATGAATAAAAGGCACGAGATCTGAACATGGAGATGGCCGCAGAGAACTGAGATTCTCTGTAAATCCTTAATTTCAAATTTGAAGTCACATATGAAGTTCCAGCTTCTTAATGGAAGTGGCCATTGGTTTCATTGTGCTATCCCATGCTAAACACTCCACTGCTTTGAGAGTacgtctgaaaaaacaaaatacaaatgtcaCAACATAAATCTGAATAACTGGTTGCTTTCAGACTGCAAAGGACTCACTAATCTGGCCCCTTGTAGTCCTAGTTTACAGTACCTGTATTTCACACCATTCCAGCTaccataatgaaatgcatgctgatagcAGCTGCAGAAACTCCTTCCCACACACTGTTGAATTGAAATATTACTGAAAATAGTGACCTTCACATCTCTAGTACAGTGCAGGCcatcatttgaaaatgaaaaagcTAAGAGCCTTTACACTGCTGAGAATCAAATGCAGAGAATAGATGAGGCACTGTTAGAATGGTACAGGTCAGCACATCCCAGCGAGTCATTCATCTGCACAGAGTCCACTCACAACTGGTTTGGATTGGTGATAGTCTCCTGTATAATAACATTTCCATGCAATTTTTATCATGGCACATCAGAGGGCACCTCTGTTCATTTACAGTGGTCATCAAATTTGCTGTAGTTTGCTGAAATCGAACTGTCAGGTGCAAATGCAATGttgccatttttaaatgttcGTAGTAAACTTTATTCAAGATCAACATTAAGGAGTGCTTACCCGCATGGCATTGGAGAGCCACTGGTGGAACTGGTTGACCTGGGTGTAAACTCCTGGTTTCCGGGGCAGAGCACAGCCGGTACCCCAGCTCACCACCCCGCACAGGCGCCATCGGCTCGTCTTTGAGATACTGTCCTCACAGACAAAGGGACCGCCACTGTCACCctgacagagagacagggagggatggagggagacaaagacaaagagagagtcacagagacagggagagagagagacagagagatacagagagagacagagagaggggagagagatacagagagacatgggcgagagatacagagagacagagagagacagggacagaCAGAGgggacagagatacagagagacagagagagatgagagagatgcagagagacagagagagacagagaggcagagagagaggagagggagatacagagagagacagatagagagacatagagaggggagagaaatacagagacagagagaggggacagaaatacagagacagagagaggggagagagatacagagacagagagacagatagagagagacacagagagaggggagaaatacagagacagagagagatacagagagataaagagagacaagggagagacagggagacagagataggggagagacatacagagagacagagacaggggagagagatGCTGGTAAAAATAGGCATGGCAGTAAAATACATCCAAGTCCTGGTGCTATAATTATAGTATCATGGCAGTAGATCCCCACAACCTATAGTCTGTGACATGGTACGTCCAATCCGGTCACACATTTAGTGTGACATTTACATGCAAGGCTGagacaaatgtgcattttgaTTTTCgaaagtattttgaggaacgCCATCAAACGACGCCCTTAAATTGGCCTGAAGaatattttttcccccttcatATAAAAGTTTGCTGATTCGATCTGAGAGATGATCCAAACAAAGGTGACCAACAGATTTACCCTGTAATGCCATTCCACTACCAGTAGGTGGAAGACAAATTGAACTGCCTCTTAACTATGGCTCTGGACAAATGTGTTTCAAAGGGGGGAGCACTGTCGATCATAAGCCTCCACTGTATGTACCTGGCATGCATCAATGCCTCCGTCTGCGAAGCCTGCACAGAACATGGAGTTGCTAATCTGGTTCCCATAGTACTCATCCCCATTGCAGACACTGTTACTGATGACCGGCACGCTGGCTTCCTGAAGGATTACAGATGGCTGACCTGCAGATACAATGAGATGCTGTCTTATTTGATTTGTGCATCACCTGCTATCCTGCACAGATTCCCTCAGTATCAGGAGTACATGCTCTCAGAACCTCCCACCACGTTCTCATGGATATCAAGTCTATCAAGCACTACAAGCTTTCAGCCTGTCCCCTATTTGAGATCAGGTCTACCTTCCAGTATGATATAGAGGGAAAGACTGCTGCTCAATGCTGTGGCATAATTGGCCAAAAAGCAGAATAAAGATCCAAGCGGTTTGCCTTGATTCAgtttttattcaaataatttATTGGTATGTATTAGGGACACTGAAACCCTTGTTAGTAAGAACCTGTCTGGCAGATTGAAGGACACACTCACCATAGTACTTCGTGTTCCCCCACCCTGTCACAGTACATACTTTCCCATCAACCAGGGGCTGCCTGTGGGCAGGGAGACAGATTGGTTGAATGTAATCTGTAGCaaggataaaataaaaatagacattTTAGTATGCACTATCATATGAAACTAAATGTAATTTGCAATGCATTCTGCTGATCACAGTGATATATACAGTGGTCAGGGTTCAGGGGAAATCAGTGCTTGAATGTGCTCTTTATTCCACTGTGCGAATCCCATGTTATTCTGGGATCtgaccactagatggcaccaCATTAACTCTGCAGCCTCCACAGCTGGTAAAACAAGGTCTTTGTTCTGAAGCTTAACATGAAACCTGAAACCTTGGTTTCTATGAGTCTCTCTGTTCTACTTGGTTGGCAACTATCCACATGTCTTGAAATTCTTTCTCTTTTCGTGTTATCAGTTGTAAGTTCCAGGAAGGTATGGGATTCCGAGTACTGCTCACTCCAGGCTTCTCTACAGTTCACATTTTAAATTCGATTGTCAGTTTACCAGGTTTTATAGTGTGGTCATGCAAACATTGGCCTCTGTATTATGGACATGTGTGGTATTTCTTTACatgtaaatgttgtttttgaCAGACAACACAGATGTTATGCAGCAGGGGGTGTCATGTATATTTTGGCTGTACTGAACATTTAGCCATTCACAATACATTTATCAGTCACATATCAGTCCATTAATTTAGTGCATCCTGCATCAGCTTTTAGTTCATTTGATTGCTGGACATGCTGGGTGCCACTGAGTGAAGTAGGCTGATAATTACCTGAGAAGTTCAGGGGTGTGGCCAGGTAGATGACTGCGATGTCGTTGCTGTTGTCATCGATATTTGGGTCTTTGAAGGGCTGGTAACCTGAATGGTAGACGATGGTCTGAACTGGCATGGAAACCCCAGAGGAGGCCTGCGAGATGGAGCCGGTGAACACCTGCCACCTGCTCGTCACCCTGTTCCTCCTGATGAGACAAGAAAGCAGGCAGGCAGCTTCAGCCATACTCAAAATAAACAGGATGCCTCCAAACCGGTTATCTCCCTGAATGACATGCAAACCAGTTATCTTGGACTTGGTCTTGGTGGTGCCAGTTATCAATACATATTGAAGCAGTGCTTGTTCACACATCTCAGCTCTAATAAAGCAGATCCAAGCTTGACCTGGGCCCCTTTCCCCTGGCTTAACCTGGCCCTGCATACTCTGGGAAGCAGTGGGCGGCGGTGATGATCCAGCGGTCAGAGATGACCGAGCCACCGCACAGGTGGCTGCCGTCGTAGCGCAGGCTGGCCTGCCACGGCCACTTCCCCAGGCTGGCGTCCTGTCCTCCTACGATCCGGTCCACGGGCAGCCTGCGCCGGCCACAGTCTAGGAAGAGAGGCCAGGGTTAGAAATGGAGGAgctaggggctcccaagtggcacatccagcaAAGGCATACCACGTGGactgcaggatgcaccctataacctggagatcactggttcgagtccaggctattccactgccgaacATGGATGGGAGTtctcagggggcggtgcacaattggtcgagcttcgcccaggtggggagggcctaggtcggccagggtgtcctcagctcactgcgcaccagtgacccctgtagactggccaggcgctgCGGGCCTGCTTGTAAGTTTCCCAGAGCTGCGTGCTCCTCTGACaaaaagaagcagacggctgacggcacacatttcagaggatgcgtgtgtccgtcttcgtctctcccgagtcagcgcaggggtggcagcagtgagccgggttgaagtaaaaaataattgggctttccaaattgacAAAATGAGATTATGATAGCTgattccaagaaaaaaaaaagaaatggagtaGCTTCCCCAGTGCTATCATCCATAACCTtcaaatacttaaaaaaatacataaagaattcCGCAAATTGACAATAAGTAACTAAAGGGTGCTTTTTGCTCCAATCCATGGCTGGTTAATCCTGATATTATATGATTATTTGCAACTATTAACATTCCCAACATGTATTTTGTTGCAAAGTGCAAACTTGAAATAAGACCCCTTCATTTCTTTATACAGCAAGCTcacaatacaatattctgtgATATTGGGTTCAACTCTTCCACTTTGATCTGAACAGCTTGAAGGGATTTGCTTACCTTGACAGTTGACACTCAGAACCCTGCCACTCTCGCAGGCACTGcaaaaaagagaaacacaaagcAGTTAGGTTACCCAATCCTGTCCAGTACATGCAGATACGAGCCGATAGCTTCCTGTAGGGCTGGGGCTGGCACATGAGATTTACTGTCCAGTACATGCAGATACGAGCAGACAGCTTCCTGTAGGGCTGGGGCTGGCACATGAGATTTACTGTCCAGTACATGCAGATATGAGCAGACAGCTTCCTGTAGGGCTGGGGCTGGCACATGAGATTTACTGTCCAGTACATGCAGATACGAGCAGACAGCTTCCTGTAGGGCTGGCACATGAGATTTACTGTCCAGTACATGCAGATACGAGCAGACAGCTTCCTGTAGGGCTGGGGCTGGTACATGAGATTTACTGTCCAGTACATGCAGATACGAGCAGACAGCTTCCCGTAGGGCTGGGGCTGGCACATGAGATTTACTGTCCAGTACATGCAGATACGAGCAGACAGCTTCCTGTAGGGCTGGCACATGGGATTTACTGTCTAGTACATGCAGATACGAGCAGACAGCTTCCCGTAGGGCTGGGGCTGGCACATGAGATTTACTGTCCAGTACATGCAGATACGAGCAGACAGCTTCCCGTAGGGCTGGGGCTGGCACATGAGATTTGGCAGGAGGACCTCTGACATGTTAGGGTGACACAGCCTATCACACAACAAATCAATGGACAAAGGAAAAGTAAACAAACAGTCAGGGTGTTGCCCCTTTAACCTCAAACCAAGTTTGCTCCCCTAAAAAACAACCTGATATTCTCAAATAGGCACGAAACACACATCAGGTAGGCTAAGTTAATACATTTGCAGCTTtcttgttcaaatattttattaatttcagaCAAATAGGTCAAATTTTGTGCTTGCTGCAATAACAGACCTAATAGTCATTTAATCTGGTTGCCAACAGTGGCTCTACATGCAGTTCCTGAGTGCTATTGGTGACTGGAGAACGATCCCTCGATGATTCCTAAAATAAATTCAACAGGCAATGTGTTTACTGAGACCAAAGTACAACAGCACAGGGAGAGAACAAACAAGCCTGGAGGTCCAGCGATAACACACGCTGTTAAAACCCAACAGTGCAAATCAGGGCCATGAACAAACaggacccacacacacaccaaaccCACAGGCGGGCAGCCAGGCTgctgggtcaaaggtcaaggtcAAGGCAATGGACGACTGCAGCAGACTGGGTCTTGCAGCTTGttcaaaaaaagacatgtattgtacagCTGCAGTTATTATACAAATGAATCTGCTTTTCAGACAGGCCAAACAATgaggtttatttgtttgtttctttttacaaTTCTTAAAAATGTTATCCAATAAGACCATTGTTATTTCCGTGATCAATATACGACTGTGCCTTTGAAGTCATGTACGCTTccaaaaggaaacacacacatattacaCATCTGGATCCACATTGTGCACATTGTGAGGTTTTTGGGGAATTCAAAGGGTTTTTAAACAGATACACAACATACCCAGAACACAACTGAGAAATCAACATCGGAATGAAGTGGAAACACTAATGCACAGCAATGCAGTGGAGAGCACAGCTCTTACCAGGCTGATAGGACTTCAGTGGAAACACTAATGCACAGCAATGCAGTGGAGAGCACAGCTCTTACCAGGCTGATAGGACTTCAGTGGAAACACTAATGCACAGCAATGCAGTGGGAACACAGCTCTTACCAGGCTGATAGGACTTCAGTGGGAACACTAATGCACAGCAATGCAGTGGAGAGCACAGCTCTTACCAGGCTGATAGGACTTCAGTGGAAACACTAATGCACAGCAATGCAGTGGAGAGCACAGCTCTTACCAGGCTGATAGGACTTCAGTGGAAACACTAATGCACAGCAATGCAGTGGGAACACAGCTCTTACCAGGCTGATAGGACTTCCTGGATCTTCCTGCCATACTGAAGCTGCTTCTCATCGACACAGAAAAATCCAGCAGAGCCGTTAGCCGCCACCATACTGCTAGGGCGTTCAGAATAGGAGAGCGATCTGTGAAGAGGGAACAAAAAGTATACAGGGATTCTGATGAGGAGGCAGAGAAAGGGTCTGCAGTTTGTAAAAAGTGATGTTCTACCACACTAGGTGATGTGAACTCAAGAAAACCTTCGGTTTAACTGGAGAATGCAGAGGAATACTTCAGGGGAATACATGACAGTCCTGTATGAATAATACCTGACGAATCCCATCTCCTCACAGCTGATCTTGGCAACGAGCTCGTTGGAGCTGGAAGAACAGACAAACCTCCACTTCCCCTCGCTGCGGTCAAACACAGACAGGCGCAAGTCTGCTGAGTTAATCTggactggagagagaggagaaagttGCACTTTCCAAGCTTTTAACTAGGATCCAAAGAGACATGGATTAAAGAGAATTGCAAACCTGCACAGGTTTTCTATAGCTAGTACTTCAAAACTGTATCTGAGACCCACAGCATAAATAGAAGTGCACAAAAGGCAACGCCTACACTGAATTTAGAaatctgtactgcactgtacagcTAAAACTGATATAGCAATTCCCAGAGGGAGAGAGTTTAACACacctaaataaaaaacacacctaCCATCATATAAGCCAGGATTTTCAGCCTTGAATAAATAagcaactgaaacaaaaaaaagttagaaattaaataggtttttttttttatatttacaaatcacaaaaaattaaagaaaaaactgAGGTTAAACTATAAATGAAGTAGACACATGTTTCAGCCAATCCCTACACCAgtgttcacaaacacacactctcaGCAATGTTTACTGTAATATACATTTAGAAGCATTACAGTACATTTAGAAGCATTCCAGTACATTTAGAAGCATTCCAATACATTTAGAAGCATTACAGTACATTTAGAAGCATTCCAATACATTTAGAAGCATTCCAATACATTTAGAAGCGTTCCAAATCTAAATAAAAGTCTCCTATAATAGACCGttttacagaaatacattatCATCTAAAAAAACTGacttaataaacaataacaagtttaGTTATAGGGAGACGCAACCCACTCCCTTCTCAGCTCACTCCAACAGCTAACTCACTCCAACAGCTAACTATAGCGAGTAGCAACCCACCCCTTCTCAGCTCCTGGCAGTGATGTGAATTTCTTACCAATGGCCCAGGCAGCTGCTCCGATCCCCCCTATAAACACCAGGATGCAGAGTGTGAGGACAGTTATTTTCGTGGGAGACAGGCAGCTCAATTTGGGGCTGTCTGgaagagaacaaaagaaaaacatctaATTACAGTATTTCTTATGAAATATTCACAGGGAAGGTCCTCATTGAGATTCACAGTACCCCTAGCCCCTGATGTTACAGTATTTCTTATGAAATATTCACAGGGAAGGTCCTCATTGAGATTCACAGTACCCCTAGCCCCTGATGTTACAGTATTTCTTATGAAATATTCACAGGGAAGGTCCTCATTGAGATTCACAGTACCCCTAGCCCCTGATGTTACAGTATTTCTTATGAAATATTCACAGGGAAGGTCCTCATTGAGATTCACAGTACCCCTAGCCCCTGATGTTACAGTATTTCTTATGAAATATTCACAGGGAAGGTCCTCATTGAGATTCACAGTATCCCTAGCCCCTGATGTTACAGTATTTCTTATGAAATATTCACAGGGAAGGTCCTCATTGAGATTCACAGTACCCCTAGCCCCTGATGTTACAGTATTTCTTATGAAATATTCACAGGGAAGGTCCTCATTGAGATTCACAGTACCCCTAGCCCCTGATGTTACAGTATTTCTTATGAAATATTCACAGGGAAGGTCCTCATTGAGATTCACAGTACCCCTAGCCCCTGATGTTACAGTATTTCTTATGAAATATTCACAGGGAAGGTCCTCATTGAGATTCACAGTACCCCTAGCCCCTGATGTTAATTAGACAAACTAAACAACTGGTGGCCTGTATAATTACATTGGCATAAGGTCATGTTTTTTGGCAAAGAATACGCAtataagaaacacacacacacatgcctaaACGCTACCACAGAAGAATAAAAAACAACGGTTCCCGTTAATGACACGTCTAAACAGTTCAATATTAACACGACATCCCAAACTTGGTTATTGCATTAGCAAGGATGTCACACAGATAACAAGGTTGGAACGAGCGCGACCTGGTGCTTGGGTACAAATGCGTTTTCATTTAAGATCGTATTACTGGAGGCATGTATAGTggtctgaaccccccccccccccgcaataCCACCTACTTCAAGCAATTTTCCTGCTGACTGACAttgtattaaatatatgtattctTCAGTCTCAATAAGACATCTCCATTGGAGCTAAACTTTACATTGTTAAAGTATAGCTCCAATGGATACATTCTTAATACCCCCACACATTGGAGCTATACTTTAACAATGTAAAGTTATGCTCTTAATACCCCCACACATTGGAGCTATACTTTAACAATGTAAAGTTACGCTCTTAATACCCCCACACATTGGAGCTATACTTTAACAATGTAAAGTTATGCTCTTAATACCCCCACACACTGGGAACTCTGCTGCATTCACTTAATAATAGCTCAAGGGCACCCAGGTGACTGACATAAGGTGATTGACACCAGCAGGCATATCATTTGCACTTCTGATCACATCAGAATCAGAATTCAACTTCtttatatatccaagcattttgttggccttttttatagaaTTTTCTTTTACCCCATTAAACCTTTAGGAAGCTTCTGCAAAGAACATCTAAAGGTGTAGTAATATAAACACGCAGTAAAATGCTATtactaatatatatgtgtgtgtgtgtgtgtgtgtgtgtgtgtgtgtgtttataataaGGAGTTTCAAGGGCTCCTTTCCAAGTGATTGAAGATTGACTCCCAACTAGCAGAGTGCAATGCCAGGAAGCTTGAGAGGGAACACAAGTCTCAATTGTTTCAGTGAGGAAGGAGGGGCTGCAGCTCTGCAGAACTCAGAAGAAAGCA
This window encodes:
- the LOC131709149 gene encoding serine protease hepsin-like, which codes for MQEKQDSPKLSCLSPTKITVLTLCILVFIGGIGAAAWAIVAYLFKAENPGLYDVQINSADLRLSVFDRSEGKWRFVCSSSSNELVAKISCEEMGFVRSLSYSERPSSMVAANGSAGFFCVDEKQLQYGRKIQEVLSACACESGRVLSVNCQDCGRRRLPVDRIVGGQDASLGKWPWQASLRYDGSHLCGGSVISDRWIITAAHCFPERNRVTSRWQVFTGSISQASSGVSMPVQTIVYHSGYQPFKDPNIDDNSNDIAVIYLATPLNFSDYIQPICLPAHRQPLVDGKVCTVTGWGNTKYYGQPSVILQEASVPVISNSVCNGDEYYGNQISNSMFCAGFADGGIDACQGDSGGPFVCEDSISKTSRWRLCGVVSWGTGCALPRKPGVYTQVNQFHQWLSNAMRTYSQSSGVFSMG